A single window of Magnetococcales bacterium DNA harbors:
- a CDS encoding peptide chain release factor 3, translating to MNTAALEQEVSRRRTFAIISHPDAGKTTLTEKLLLFGGAIQLAGNVRARGQRRRARSDWMKVERERGISVTASVMTYEYDGCTFNLLDTPGHEDFSEDTYRTLTAVDSAIMVIDAAKGIEGQTRKLFEVCRLRNVPIITFVNKMDRDGRDPFELLDEIEQALALDVTPASWPIGMGREFLGCYHLFKDRLLFMARGGQPGDEEGETCQGLDDPRLDELLPEDAAATLREEVEMAQGLCQPFNLKSYREGHLTPVFFGSAINNFGVRELLQGLVDLAPPPRPQKAVGREVNPEEKKVSAFVFKIQANMDPKHRDRVAFVRLCSGHFRRGLKMHHVRSGKTLNVHNPMLFLARDRELAEEAWAGDIIGIPNHGNLRIGDTLSEGENLKFTGIPSFAPELLQKVRPDDPLRVKHLGRTLCQLGEEGVARIFKTDMGNDWIVGVLGALQFEVLADRIRTEYNIPVHFEATALHTARWLEADEHADIKDFSDNNMAAMAEDHDGSPVFLARNAWHLETAIKEWPKVRFLKTREQI from the coding sequence ATGAACACGGCTGCGTTGGAACAAGAGGTCTCCCGGAGACGGACCTTTGCGATCATCTCCCATCCGGATGCGGGCAAGACCACCTTGACCGAAAAACTGCTGCTCTTTGGCGGCGCCATCCAACTGGCTGGTAACGTCAGAGCCCGAGGACAGCGACGGCGGGCAAGGTCCGACTGGATGAAGGTGGAGCGGGAGAGAGGTATTTCAGTCACCGCTTCGGTGATGACCTATGAATATGACGGCTGCACCTTCAACCTGCTCGACACCCCTGGCCATGAAGATTTCAGTGAGGATACCTATCGAACCCTGACAGCAGTGGATTCCGCCATCATGGTGATCGATGCGGCCAAGGGTATCGAAGGGCAAACCCGCAAGCTGTTCGAGGTGTGTCGGCTGCGCAACGTGCCCATCATCACCTTCGTCAACAAGATGGACCGGGATGGTCGGGATCCCTTTGAACTGCTGGACGAAATTGAACAGGCCCTGGCCCTGGATGTCACCCCGGCCAGCTGGCCCATCGGTATGGGGCGGGAATTTTTGGGCTGCTATCATCTCTTCAAGGATCGTCTGCTTTTTATGGCCCGGGGGGGACAGCCGGGAGATGAGGAGGGTGAGACCTGCCAGGGGTTGGATGACCCGCGCCTGGATGAACTCCTACCCGAAGATGCCGCAGCCACCCTCCGGGAGGAGGTGGAGATGGCCCAGGGGCTCTGCCAACCCTTTAACCTCAAAAGCTATCGGGAGGGGCACCTGACACCGGTCTTTTTCGGCTCAGCCATCAATAATTTCGGTGTGCGGGAGCTGCTCCAGGGTTTGGTGGATCTGGCCCCCCCTCCCCGACCTCAAAAAGCAGTTGGACGGGAGGTCAACCCCGAAGAAAAAAAGGTCAGCGCCTTTGTGTTTAAGATCCAGGCCAACATGGATCCCAAGCATCGGGATCGGGTGGCTTTTGTACGGCTCTGTTCGGGCCATTTTCGCCGGGGCTTGAAAATGCACCATGTACGCTCCGGAAAAACCCTGAACGTGCACAATCCCATGCTGTTTTTGGCTCGGGACCGGGAGCTGGCTGAAGAGGCCTGGGCCGGGGATATCATCGGCATCCCCAACCACGGCAACCTGCGTATTGGCGACACCTTGAGCGAAGGGGAAAATCTGAAATTTACCGGCATTCCCAGCTTTGCCCCGGAGCTGCTGCAAAAGGTGCGCCCAGACGATCCCTTAAGGGTAAAACATTTAGGGCGCACTCTGTGTCAGCTGGGTGAGGAAGGGGTGGCACGGATTTTTAAAACCGACATGGGCAACGACTGGATCGTGGGGGTGCTGGGGGCGTTGCAGTTTGAAGTGTTGGCCGACCGCATCCGCACGGAGTACAACATCCCGGTCCATTTCGAAGCCACCGCCCTCCACACCGCCCGCTGGCTGGAAGCGGATGAACACGCCGACATCAAAGATTTTTCCGACAACAACATGGCCGCCATGGCCGAAGATCACGACGGCTCTCCGGTCTTCCTGGCCCGAAATGCCTGGCACCTGGAGACCGCCATCAAGGAGTGGCCCAAGGTGCGCTTCCTGAAAACCAGGGAGCAGATATAG
- a CDS encoding tetratricopeptide repeat protein: protein MRPQASGKTVKGKPQGEVTATLQENSQPPGQEAVAALQQGISFHQAGQLELASQWYQKTLTFHPTHAVALNNLGGILRAQGKLDEAMASCQKAIAIEPGYSMAYFNLAVILQEKGWLDQSILNFQKALAIKPDYHDAQFNLGGAYKAAGQLEKAFLSFRKTLALKPNNPGAYNNLGLILHQLGRWDEAIKYFQKTLALQPSHYKAYNNYGITLLALKRPAEAIDKFQRAITIRPDNHEIFNKLGLAFLGLKKTNKAIACFQKALSIKPNYAEAWHQLGIAMADEEKPDEAIRYFKKSIVIDPNNHNVYNALGDILTNQGKLDEATRNYQKAITIKSDDSLAYYNLSRTRKQFTPAMIDALQALIGKSTTDYDQIHFNFALGKSLEKLERHTEAFQHYLEGNRLVRKDIRFSLTDETKYFESFMATFDKFFFESQRESGHPDTTPIFIVGMPRSGSSLIEQILSSHPEVHGGGELPLLNEILLAGTSSEDPRLIPRTFSRMDSKGLTETGIRYVSQLRKLAPTARFITDKRLLNFMHLGILRCILPKARIIHSQRASEDTCLSIFRTKFTNGSNFAFDLKEIGHYYRLYARIMAHWRELFPETFYEVSYESLTQNQEKETRRLLDYCGLEWHAGCLDFHKTERTVQTASNIQVRQPIYQSSVKGWKRYEKQLQPLLEALGVHSSS, encoded by the coding sequence ATGAGGCCCCAAGCATCCGGAAAAACGGTCAAAGGTAAGCCCCAGGGTGAGGTCACTGCCACTCTCCAGGAGAACAGTCAACCACCCGGCCAGGAAGCCGTGGCTGCCCTGCAACAAGGCATCTCGTTTCATCAAGCTGGTCAACTGGAGCTGGCCAGTCAGTGGTATCAAAAAACACTGACTTTCCATCCAACCCATGCCGTGGCCCTGAACAATCTGGGTGGCATACTGCGTGCCCAGGGAAAGCTGGATGAAGCGATGGCGAGTTGCCAAAAAGCCATCGCCATCGAACCGGGCTATTCCATGGCATACTTCAACCTTGCTGTCATTTTGCAGGAGAAAGGTTGGCTGGATCAGTCCATTTTGAACTTTCAAAAAGCCCTTGCCATCAAACCCGACTATCACGATGCCCAATTCAACCTTGGCGGCGCTTACAAGGCAGCAGGTCAGCTCGAAAAGGCCTTTCTGAGTTTTCGGAAGACACTGGCCCTCAAACCAAACAATCCTGGCGCTTACAACAATCTGGGACTCATTCTGCACCAACTGGGAAGGTGGGATGAAGCAATCAAATACTTTCAAAAAACCCTTGCCCTCCAACCAAGCCATTACAAGGCTTACAACAATTATGGCATTACGCTGCTTGCACTAAAGCGCCCTGCCGAGGCTATTGATAAATTCCAGCGGGCTATCACGATCAGACCTGACAATCACGAAATTTTCAACAAACTCGGCTTAGCGTTCCTTGGTCTGAAAAAAACCAATAAAGCCATTGCCTGTTTCCAGAAAGCTCTCTCCATCAAGCCCAACTACGCAGAAGCTTGGCACCAACTCGGCATAGCCATGGCAGATGAGGAAAAGCCAGATGAAGCGATCCGGTACTTTAAAAAGTCGATCGTCATTGACCCAAATAATCACAATGTCTACAACGCCCTGGGGGACATCCTGACCAATCAGGGAAAGCTAGATGAAGCCACCCGAAACTATCAAAAGGCGATCACTATCAAATCGGACGATTCATTAGCCTATTATAACCTTTCCAGGACACGAAAACAGTTCACCCCTGCCATGATCGACGCGTTACAGGCACTAATCGGCAAATCTACCACTGATTACGACCAAATCCATTTCAACTTTGCCCTGGGTAAATCCCTGGAAAAATTGGAACGCCATACGGAGGCCTTCCAACATTATCTGGAAGGCAATCGATTGGTAAGAAAGGATATTCGTTTCAGTTTAACTGATGAGACAAAGTATTTTGAATCCTTCATGGCAACCTTTGACAAATTTTTCTTTGAGTCACAAAGAGAGAGCGGCCATCCTGATACAACCCCCATTTTTATCGTCGGCATGCCCCGTAGTGGGTCATCTCTTATCGAACAGATTCTGTCGAGCCACCCGGAGGTCCATGGCGGTGGCGAGCTTCCTCTGCTCAACGAAATTCTCCTCGCAGGAACCTCTTCTGAGGATCCCCGATTGATTCCTCGGACATTTTCCCGCATGGATTCCAAAGGGTTGACCGAAACGGGCATCCGATACGTTTCCCAACTACGCAAGCTGGCACCGACAGCCCGGTTCATCACCGACAAACGGCTTCTCAATTTCATGCATCTGGGCATCCTTCGTTGTATCCTTCCCAAAGCCCGGATCATTCACTCCCAACGCGCTTCAGAGGACACCTGTCTCTCCATTTTTCGAACCAAGTTCACAAATGGCAGCAATTTTGCCTTCGACCTGAAGGAAATCGGTCACTACTACCGACTTTATGCTAGGATCATGGCGCACTGGCGGGAACTCTTTCCGGAGACCTTCTATGAAGTTTCCTATGAAAGTCTGACCCAAAATCAGGAAAAGGAAACCCGCCGACTGTTGGACTATTGTGGGCTTGAATGGCATGCGGGTTGCCTTGATTTTCACAAAACCGAAAGAACCGTCCAGACAGCCAGCAACATTCAGGTGCGACAACCCATCTATCAAAGCTCCGTCAAAGGCTGGAAACGCTACGAAAAGCAGCTGCAACCCTTGCTGGAAGCCCTGGGTGTCCATTCTTCTTCCTGA
- the msrB gene encoding peptide-methionine (R)-S-oxide reductase MsrB — translation MNRRHFIRTTLAFGGSVWMGSNLLTSHLEAAAIVDKITKTEDEWRAILTPEQFEVLRKEGTERPHSSPLNKEHRKGIFVCAGCELPLFTSEMKYDSGTGWPSFFAAIEGAVETEWDMKLFYPREEYHCIRCGGHQGHVFKDGPPPTGKRYCNNGLALKFNPSEAS, via the coding sequence ATGAACAGACGCCATTTTATCCGGACCACCCTGGCTTTTGGGGGATCGGTCTGGATGGGTTCAAACCTGCTGACATCACACCTGGAGGCCGCAGCGATTGTGGATAAAATCACCAAAACTGAAGATGAATGGCGGGCGATTTTGACCCCGGAGCAGTTTGAGGTGCTCCGCAAAGAGGGGACCGAACGCCCCCACTCAAGCCCCCTCAACAAAGAGCATCGCAAGGGGATATTTGTCTGTGCGGGGTGTGAGTTGCCCCTTTTTACCTCTGAAATGAAATATGACAGCGGCACCGGTTGGCCCAGTTTTTTTGCCGCCATCGAAGGGGCTGTTGAGACCGAGTGGGATATGAAGCTTTTTTATCCCCGGGAGGAGTACCACTGCATTCGTTGTGGTGGCCATCAGGGACACGTCTTCAAGGATGGCCCCCCCCCAACTGGTAAGCGCTACTGCAACAACGGCCTGGCGCTGAAATTCAACCCCTCCGAAGCGTCTTGA
- the msrA gene encoding peptide-methionine (S)-S-oxide reductase MsrA, whose translation MEIMWLFLGLGLGIPGMAQGDESKLETATFAGGCFWCVEQVFDEVEGVVKTTSGYIGGSQKNPTYREVSRGKTGHAEAVEVVFDPAKVSYDELLAIYWRNIDPTTPDRQFCDRGSQYRAEIFYHNDEQLNLAQASLSALMEEKPFDGAIVTQITPASDFYPAEAYHQNFHRTNPLRYTFYKSRCGRDNRLEELWGKK comes from the coding sequence ATGGAAATCATGTGGCTCTTTTTGGGGCTGGGGCTGGGGATCCCCGGTATGGCTCAGGGAGATGAGTCCAAGCTGGAAACCGCTACCTTTGCGGGGGGCTGTTTTTGGTGTGTGGAGCAGGTTTTTGATGAGGTGGAGGGGGTGGTCAAGACCACTTCGGGCTATATCGGCGGCAGCCAAAAAAATCCCACCTATCGGGAGGTCTCCCGGGGGAAAACAGGGCATGCCGAAGCGGTGGAGGTGGTGTTTGATCCGGCCAAGGTGAGCTATGACGAGTTGTTGGCCATCTATTGGCGCAATATCGACCCCACCACCCCGGACCGACAGTTTTGTGATCGGGGCAGTCAATACCGGGCGGAAATATTTTACCATAACGACGAACAGCTCAACCTCGCCCAGGCCTCACTGTCGGCTCTGATGGAGGAGAAGCCCTTTGATGGCGCCATTGTTACCCAAATCACCCCGGCATCGGATTTTTATCCAGCTGAGGCGTACCATCAAAACTTTCACCGGACCAATCCCCTGCGCTACACTTTTTATAAATCCCGATGCGGGCGGGACAACCGTCTGGAAGAGCTGTGGGGGAAAAAATAG
- a CDS encoding HD domain-containing protein — MKSIFNLPITIKIIAVILVLSTANTLLLMYNSEEQIEGAIWDQVQKQALVFLMGLEREIRRLPVPLPAEKLEKIIRDPHIFHHRDNYDFSIEKIYLFDGSGRVLAHSKPGPHPDKPLDGKYGELLQTGEPMIFEELSKPGDPGGAGHPRTMDVLIPLHHDDRVIGGIEAELNLDETFAMIKKMDDQYEESTLQMLVIHGVLMAALLWWMIHHLLIRHVRQFDRITRQIGEGELKSRVGANLPQDEVGRLGGAIDHMAENIQQLIQAQEEAYLQALRSLIKALETKDAYTAGHASRVARYSVALGRHIGLADDKLELLRKGALMHDLGKIGVPDAILNKPSGLTDEEFQAMQHHPNHTAAIMKPLKRFKEFAEIAAWHHERWDGKGYPDKLGGEAIPLLARIVAIADTWDAMTGDRVYRKGMPREKALRILTEEKERGQFDPNLLQTFIDMVQNRDAQGQPIAETPPF; from the coding sequence ATGAAATCGATTTTCAACCTCCCCATCACCATCAAGATCATTGCCGTCATCCTGGTGCTTTCTACCGCCAACACCCTGCTTTTGATGTACAACTCTGAAGAGCAGATTGAAGGGGCCATTTGGGATCAGGTGCAAAAACAGGCGCTTGTTTTTCTCATGGGATTGGAGCGGGAAATTCGCCGACTGCCGGTACCACTTCCGGCGGAAAAATTGGAAAAAATCATTCGGGATCCCCATATCTTCCATCACCGGGACAATTATGATTTTTCCATCGAAAAGATCTATCTCTTCGATGGCTCGGGCCGGGTGCTGGCCCACTCCAAACCCGGCCCCCACCCGGACAAACCCCTGGATGGCAAATATGGGGAGTTGCTGCAAACGGGGGAGCCGATGATCTTTGAGGAGCTGTCGAAGCCAGGGGATCCCGGCGGGGCAGGCCACCCCCGAACCATGGATGTGCTCATTCCTCTGCACCATGACGATCGGGTGATCGGTGGCATCGAGGCGGAGCTTAATCTGGATGAAACATTTGCCATGATCAAAAAGATGGACGACCAATATGAGGAGAGCACCCTGCAAATGTTGGTGATCCACGGGGTGTTGATGGCCGCTCTTCTCTGGTGGATGATCCATCATCTGCTGATCCGTCACGTCCGGCAGTTTGACCGGATCACCCGCCAGATTGGTGAAGGTGAGCTGAAAAGCCGGGTAGGCGCCAATCTGCCCCAGGATGAGGTGGGGCGGTTGGGGGGGGCCATCGATCACATGGCCGAAAACATCCAGCAGCTTATCCAGGCCCAGGAAGAGGCCTATCTACAGGCGTTGCGCTCCCTGATCAAGGCCCTGGAAACCAAGGATGCCTATACCGCTGGTCACGCCTCCCGGGTGGCCCGCTATTCGGTGGCTTTGGGGCGTCATATCGGTCTGGCCGATGATAAGCTGGAGCTTTTGCGAAAAGGGGCGCTCATGCACGATCTCGGCAAGATCGGGGTGCCCGATGCCATTCTCAACAAGCCCAGCGGACTCACCGACGAAGAGTTCCAGGCCATGCAGCACCATCCCAACCATACCGCCGCCATCATGAAGCCCCTCAAGCGGTTTAAGGAGTTTGCCGAAATTGCCGCCTGGCACCACGAACGTTGGGACGGCAAAGGTTATCCGGACAAACTGGGTGGAGAGGCGATTCCTTTGCTGGCCCGCATCGTTGCCATCGCCGACACCTGGGACGCCATGACCGGAGATCGGGTTTACCGCAAGGGAATGCCCCGGGAAAAGGCCTTGCGTATTCTCACCGAGGAGAAAGAGCGGGGGCAGTTTGACCCCAATCTTCTACAGACCTTTATCGACATGGTCCAAAACCGGGATGCCCAAGGCCAGCCCATCGCAGAGACACCCCCTTTCTGA
- a CDS encoding radical SAM protein, translated as MADFPPFPDYDDPLYRPPSEGDNLIIQATIGCGFNQCTFCSMYHSKRFAIKPLAATFADIDQAAQIWPHAHRVFLADGDALCLPTDHLLEILVHLKKRLPKLTRVSCYATPGDLLKKSLSELETLKNNKLTLLYYGIESGYDLLLKIIRKGANQQSMIEGLQKAAQAGLKVSATVVLGLGGQTLWQPHIDHTVTLLEKAPVHYLSTLQLMLAPAIKEAFLSRFDPPFVVQEDDAILEEQKRLLSGLTTLPRRIIFRSNHASNALALAGTLPKDRERLLAEIEACQTDDDTRLRPFWLRSL; from the coding sequence ATGGCCGATTTTCCCCCCTTCCCGGATTATGATGATCCCCTCTACCGCCCCCCCTCGGAAGGGGACAATCTCATCATTCAGGCCACCATCGGCTGTGGTTTCAATCAATGTACCTTTTGTTCGATGTATCACAGCAAACGTTTTGCCATCAAACCCCTGGCAGCGACCTTCGCCGATATCGATCAAGCCGCCCAGATATGGCCCCACGCCCACCGGGTCTTTCTAGCCGACGGCGACGCCCTCTGCCTGCCCACGGATCATCTTTTGGAAATTTTGGTTCATCTGAAAAAACGGCTCCCCAAGCTCACCCGGGTCTCTTGTTATGCTACCCCGGGGGATCTGCTCAAGAAATCCCTCTCAGAGCTGGAAACACTCAAAAACAATAAGCTCACCCTGCTCTATTATGGCATTGAGAGCGGCTATGATCTCTTGCTGAAAATCATCCGCAAGGGAGCAAACCAACAGAGCATGATCGAGGGATTGCAGAAAGCGGCCCAAGCAGGGCTTAAGGTTTCCGCCACGGTGGTGCTGGGGTTGGGGGGGCAAACGCTTTGGCAGCCCCACATCGACCACACTGTCACCCTGCTGGAAAAGGCCCCGGTGCACTATCTTTCGACCCTGCAATTGATGTTGGCCCCCGCTATCAAGGAGGCGTTTCTCAGTCGCTTCGATCCCCCCTTTGTTGTCCAGGAAGATGACGCTATTCTGGAAGAACAAAAAAGACTTTTAAGCGGACTCACCACTCTGCCGAGACGAATCATCTTTCGCTCCAATCACGCCTCCAACGCCCTGGCCCTGGCCGGTACCCTGCCCAAGGATCGAGAGCGGCTTCTTGCGGAGATCGAAGCGTGTCAAACAGACGATGACACTCGGTTACGCCCCTTCTGGTTGCGATCTTTGTAG